The following are encoded together in the Bradyrhizobium genosp. L genome:
- a CDS encoding serine hydrolase domain-containing protein, with protein sequence MTRRKLILILAATSALGALAWSAARAHDVPKVATGFVANILCSETFVSGLEPTRNLTETMEAMPGAGLITWAMRTDVDRNARDVTVTLFGLGRSHAVYRDGLGCTLDHGEAFADGPLSPATPQPALLPEIAGPAEVAPRSPQLAAALDRAFAEPAEPPFRHTRAVVVMKDGRIVAERYADGIGTDTPLLGFSATKSVISALIGILVRDGKLTRDQPVPIAAWQDPADPRHAITVDHLLRHTAGLALGSSLQASLGSALEPVNRMKFMESDMAAFAESFPLESAPGRVWNYHDGNFIILSHLIRNATGGHAADVMRFARRELFDPLGMRNVVMQFDAAGTPEGSSQMMASARDWARFGQLYLDDGVAGGKRILPEGWVTYSASPTPNAWVGYSAGFWTDLGDSFGASYRVARGWPRDAFFAKGTIGQYVVIVPSQRLVIVRLGRSPNAPPEADGVFDLVRDVVAATSGKAKLAGSN encoded by the coding sequence GTGACCCGTCGAAAGCTCATTCTCATCCTTGCCGCCACCTCAGCGCTCGGTGCGCTGGCGTGGTCTGCCGCTCGCGCCCACGACGTGCCGAAAGTGGCGACCGGCTTCGTCGCCAACATCCTCTGCTCCGAGACCTTCGTCAGCGGGCTGGAGCCGACGCGCAATCTCACCGAGACCATGGAGGCGATGCCGGGAGCTGGCCTGATCACCTGGGCGATGCGCACCGACGTCGATCGCAACGCCAGGGACGTCACCGTCACACTGTTCGGCCTCGGCCGCAGCCATGCGGTCTATCGCGACGGGCTCGGCTGCACGCTCGATCATGGCGAGGCATTTGCCGATGGCCCGTTGTCGCCCGCGACGCCGCAGCCCGCGCTGCTGCCCGAGATCGCCGGCCCCGCGGAGGTCGCGCCGCGAAGCCCGCAACTCGCCGCCGCGCTCGATCGCGCGTTCGCCGAGCCGGCAGAGCCGCCGTTCCGTCACACCCGCGCTGTTGTGGTGATGAAGGATGGCCGCATCGTCGCCGAGCGCTACGCCGACGGCATCGGTACCGACACGCCGCTGCTCGGCTTCTCCGCGACCAAATCGGTGATCTCGGCACTGATCGGAATCCTGGTGCGCGACGGCAAGCTCACGCGCGATCAGCCGGTGCCGATCGCGGCCTGGCAGGATCCCGCCGATCCGCGCCACGCGATCACGGTCGATCATCTGCTGCGCCATACCGCGGGGCTCGCGCTCGGCAGCTCGCTGCAGGCGTCGCTGGGCTCGGCGCTGGAGCCGGTCAACCGGATGAAGTTCATGGAATCCGACATGGCGGCCTTCGCCGAAAGCTTTCCGCTGGAGAGCGCGCCCGGTCGCGTCTGGAATTACCATGACGGCAATTTCATCATCCTCTCGCATCTGATCCGCAACGCAACCGGCGGCCATGCCGCCGACGTGATGCGCTTCGCGCGTCGCGAATTGTTCGATCCGCTCGGCATGCGCAATGTCGTGATGCAGTTCGATGCCGCGGGAACGCCGGAAGGTTCGAGCCAGATGATGGCAAGCGCGCGCGACTGGGCGCGCTTCGGCCAGCTCTATCTTGATGACGGCGTGGCCGGCGGCAAGCGCATCCTGCCCGAAGGCTGGGTGACATATTCCGCATCGCCGACGCCAAACGCCTGGGTCGGCTACAGCGCCGGCTTCTGGACCGATCTCGGCGACAGCTTTGGCGCATCGTATCGCGTCGCCCGCGGCTGGCCGCGCGATGCCTTTTTCGCCAAGGGCACGATCGGGCAATATGTCGTGATCGTGCCGTCGCAGCGCCTCGTCATCGTCCGCCTCGGACGCTCGCCCAACGCACCGCCGGAAGCCGACGGCGTGTTCGACCTGGTCCGCGACGTCGTCGCCGCGACCTCGGGC
- a CDS encoding AraC family transcriptional regulator: MTLAATELCLRSATVALLLVLAATLYSDFRNVLTGRLATAFALGSAAHAVTFSIGATPAIAAWHAPLIALSTGNIVVFWLFTRALFDDAFTLRWWHGLVWIAVVAFSFVNCLWFAPGGHARTAIVAVNLLVLVFIALAVTQTIASWSADLVERRRRVRVFIVAASALYGGLNALLQIAIAGSGIASDWANTLNAAALAGIVAAIARAMMRVDGADLFAAPAEIVAPAEPVAAEEVADQRLVDALTRLMADERIYRHDNITIGTLATRLKIPEYRLRRLINQRLGYRNFNVFLNNHRIEEAKAALADPTQAEVPVITIAMDAGFQSLGPFNRAFKATTGVTPTEYRRRREGLTGGRVPSPLVGEG, translated from the coding sequence ATGACATTGGCCGCAACCGAACTCTGCCTGCGCAGTGCCACCGTGGCGCTGCTGCTGGTGCTTGCGGCCACGCTCTACTCCGATTTCCGCAACGTGCTCACGGGCCGGCTCGCCACGGCCTTCGCGCTCGGCTCGGCGGCGCATGCGGTGACCTTCTCGATCGGCGCGACACCGGCGATCGCAGCCTGGCACGCGCCGCTGATCGCGCTCTCCACCGGCAACATCGTGGTGTTCTGGCTGTTCACCCGTGCGCTGTTCGATGATGCCTTCACCCTGCGCTGGTGGCATGGCCTGGTCTGGATCGCGGTTGTCGCATTCAGCTTCGTCAATTGCCTGTGGTTCGCGCCCGGCGGCCATGCACGAACTGCGATCGTCGCAGTCAATCTGCTGGTGCTGGTCTTCATCGCGCTGGCCGTGACGCAAACCATCGCGTCATGGTCGGCGGATCTCGTCGAGCGGCGCCGTCGCGTCCGCGTCTTCATCGTCGCCGCGTCCGCACTTTATGGCGGTCTGAACGCGCTGCTCCAGATCGCGATCGCCGGCAGCGGCATCGCATCGGACTGGGCCAACACGCTCAACGCCGCGGCGTTGGCCGGCATCGTCGCCGCGATCGCCAGGGCCATGATGCGCGTCGACGGTGCCGACCTGTTCGCCGCGCCAGCCGAAATTGTCGCGCCGGCCGAGCCGGTCGCGGCCGAGGAGGTGGCCGACCAGCGACTGGTCGACGCCCTGACGCGGCTGATGGCGGATGAACGCATCTACCGCCATGACAACATCACCATCGGCACGCTGGCGACCCGGCTGAAGATCCCGGAATACCGGCTGCGCCGGCTGATCAACCAGCGGCTGGGCTATCGCAACTTCAACGTCTTCCTCAACAACCACCGCATCGAGGAAGCGAAGGCCGCGCTCGCCGATCCCACGCAGGCCGAAGTCCCCGTTATCACCATCGCCATGGACGCCGGTTTCCAGTCCCTCGGCCCCTTCAACCGCGCCTTCAAGGCGACGACAGGTGTGACGCCGACGGAGTATCGGCGACGACGTGAGGGACTCACAGGCGGCAGGGTTCCCTCCCCCCTTGTGGGGGAGGGTTAG
- a CDS encoding GNAT family N-acetyltransferase — MSMVSLIKPGARLLTVDGPVIETARLILRPWRASDVADNTAMLSDPETARFITPDHQPVTSELKGWRNAAVIAGHWALHGFGMFAVEEKSSGRYIGRVGPYCPPGWPGFEVGWGIAKAYRGRGYAVEAARAAIDHVFANFTVDRIIHCIDPVNVASQAVARRLGAVNEGPGELEGDIVDIWVTQRERWRRDQP; from the coding sequence ATGTCGATGGTTTCTCTGATCAAGCCCGGCGCACGACTGCTGACAGTCGACGGTCCCGTGATCGAGACCGCGCGGCTGATCCTGCGGCCGTGGCGCGCATCTGATGTCGCTGACAACACCGCGATGCTGTCCGATCCCGAGACTGCACGCTTCATCACGCCCGATCATCAGCCGGTCACGTCGGAGCTGAAGGGCTGGCGCAATGCGGCCGTCATCGCCGGCCACTGGGCGCTGCACGGCTTCGGCATGTTCGCGGTCGAAGAGAAATCCTCCGGCCGCTACATCGGCCGTGTCGGTCCTTATTGTCCGCCGGGCTGGCCGGGTTTCGAGGTCGGCTGGGGCATCGCCAAGGCGTATCGCGGCCGCGGCTATGCGGTGGAAGCGGCCCGTGCCGCAATCGACCATGTGTTTGCCAATTTCACGGTCGACCGCATCATCCATTGCATCGATCCGGTCAACGTCGCCTCGCAGGCGGTGGCGCGGCGGCTCGGCGCGGTGAATGAGGGCCCGGGCGAGCTCGAGGGCGACATTGTCGATATCTGGGTGACGCAGCGCGAACGCTGGCGGCGCGATCAGCCTTGA
- a CDS encoding pirin family protein, producing the protein MSWQPSTDPELGDPTTCDALELIIVPRTRDLGDGFAVRRALPHGKRQMVGPFIFFDHFGPVQYLAGKGMDVRPHPHIGLATVTYLFDGSIMHRDSEGNVQEIQPGAMNLMTAGRGIAHSERTPDVKRRDGQTMLGLQSWIALPAGKEEIAPSFQHYAAGDLPMITERDFTARVIAGSAFGIASPVSMVSPWFYTEVTAQAGTSVPLDPDHEERAIYLVDGEVEIANERYEGPRLLIFRPGDRITVKTLRPTRMMFLGGDALEGPRHIWWNFVSSSKERIEQAKQDWKTGRFAAVPQEHEFIPLPE; encoded by the coding sequence ATGAGCTGGCAGCCCTCGACCGATCCCGAACTCGGCGATCCCACAACCTGCGATGCGCTGGAGCTGATCATCGTGCCGCGCACCCGCGATCTCGGCGATGGCTTTGCGGTGCGCCGCGCGCTGCCGCATGGCAAGCGGCAGATGGTCGGGCCTTTCATCTTCTTCGACCATTTCGGGCCGGTGCAGTATCTCGCCGGCAAGGGCATGGACGTGCGGCCGCATCCGCATATCGGGCTTGCCACCGTCACCTACCTGTTCGACGGCAGCATCATGCATCGCGACAGCGAGGGCAATGTGCAGGAGATCCAGCCCGGCGCGATGAACCTGATGACCGCTGGCCGCGGCATCGCGCATTCCGAGCGCACCCCCGACGTCAAGCGCCGCGACGGCCAGACCATGCTCGGCCTGCAAAGCTGGATCGCGCTGCCGGCGGGCAAGGAAGAGATCGCGCCGTCGTTCCAGCACTACGCCGCAGGCGACCTGCCCATGATCACCGAGCGCGACTTCACTGCGCGCGTGATCGCGGGCTCCGCCTTCGGCATCGCCTCGCCGGTCTCCATGGTGTCGCCCTGGTTCTACACCGAGGTGACGGCGCAGGCCGGCACAAGCGTGCCGCTCGATCCCGATCATGAGGAGCGCGCGATCTATCTGGTCGACGGCGAGGTCGAGATCGCGAACGAACGTTATGAGGGGCCGCGGCTCCTGATCTTCCGGCCGGGCGACCGCATCACCGTCAAGACATTACGGCCGACCCGGATGATGTTCCTGGGCGGCGACGCGCTGGAAGGGCCGCGCCACATCTGGTGGAATTTCGTCTCCTCTTCCAAGGAGCGGATCGAGCAGGCCAAACAGGACTGGAAAACCGGGCGATTTGCCGCGGTTCCGCAGGAACACGAGTTCATTCCGCTGCCGGAGTGA